The Bosea sp. 685 DNA window AATCCTAATCCCTGTCTCCTTCCGCGACGCTCACAGGTTGTCCGATGCCCAATTCCGCCACGCATTACCCCAACGCCCCCAAAACCGAGCCCACCGCCCGGCACACGCTTGCCGTGATCGTCGACAACGAGCCCGGTGTCCTCGCCCGCATTGCGGGCCTGTTCTCGGGCCGCGGCTACAACATCGAAAGCCTCACGGTCTCGGAGACCGAGCACGACAAGCATATCTCGCGGATCACGGTGGTGACGTCGGGCACGGCCCACATCATCGACCAGATCAAGGCGCATCTCGACCGGCTGGTGCCGGTTCATCGTGTCGTCGACCTGACCTTGCAGGGCGAGGCGCTCGAGCGCGAGCTCGCTCTGGTCAAGGTCGTCGGCAAGGGCGAACACCGGGTCGAGGCGATGCGCCTGGCCGCGGCCTTCGGCGCGCGCACGCTCGACGCCTCGCTGACCTCCTTCGTCTTCGAATTGACGGGATCGACCGATGAGATCGAGCGCTTCATCAAGCTGATGACGGTGGTCGGTCTGACCGAGGTCTCGCGCACGGGCATCGCGGCGATGAGCCGTGGCCCGGATGCGATGTGAATTGCCGGATATCCGGATCGGGTATATTGGATATCCGAAAGCGGAGGCGGCGATGAAGGTCCAGGTCGCAAAATGGGGCAACAGCACCGCAGTGCGGCTGCCCAAGGCCGTGGTCAGGCAGCTCGGCTTGACCAGCGGCATGATGCTCGACGTCTCGGTCGATGACGGGGTGGTGCGGCTTGCGCCGGACCTGGAGGAGGCCAAGACCGAAGGCGCTTTGGCCGGGAAGCCGGAGCCTTTTCCTGTCACGATGGAGTGGATGATCGCGGAGGCCGAGCGGCTCGGCGGGCTGAAAAACGCGCCGGCGGACGATTTCGATTGGGGCCCTGACGTCGTTTCAGAAATCATCTATGACGACTACAACCCCCGCCGAAAAGCGCTTTGAGCCCGGCGACGTCTATTGGGTCGATCTCGACCCGGTCGTCGGCTCTGAACAGAGCGGTCGCCGGCCGGTCCTGATTCTGTCGGACGAGTCCTTGCATCGCATGTCTGGTCGAATCCTGGTGTGCCCAATTACCTCCAACCGCCAGCCCTGGCCGACGAAAGTCGTCATTCCGCCGGGCTGCGTGGTCTCGGGGGCGCTCCTGACGGATCGGGCCCGCATGCTCGATCGGACGCGGGCACTCCGTTATATCGGTCGACTGCCCGATGATCTGACTGTGCGGGTCAAGCACCGCATCGCGGCCTATATGGGCATCGCGCCAATGCTTGAACCGGAAGCGCCATGACCCTCACCCTCGAACAGATCGCCCTTGGCCTCGGCATTGTCGGCTTCGCCTGCTTTGCCTGGCCGATCATCCAGCGCATGAACGGCAAGGCGGAGCCCGAGGCGCCCGGCAGCGGCAAGAGCCTGCGCTCGCCGCTGTGGTGGGTGGGCTTCATCCTGACGATCGCGGCGATCTTCCTGCAACGGATCGCGAGCCAGCAGATGGGCGGCTAGAGTCTGTTTCCAAGAACGCCTCGCGGGCGATGTGCAGCCTGCTCTTGATCACTTGCGGTCGTTGGCGGCAAATGGACCGGCATGATCCCGGGGACATGGGGACGCGATGTCGGTCCATCTCGAAATCCGGAGCTATCGCGGCGGCGACCGCCATCGCCACGACTTCAGCCAGATCCTGCTGCCGATGCATGGCGCCATGACGCTCGATATCGAGGGACGTTCCGGCATCGTCTCGAGCAATTGCGTTGCGGTCGTCCCGCAGGACTGCGAGCACGACTTCGTGCCAAGCCCGGACTGCAGCATGCTCATCCTCGACGTCGAAACAACGGCGTTCGCCGGCGAGGCTATGCCGGCTTTGCTGCGCCATGCGAGCCCGTCGCTCACGCGGATCGAGCCCTGGCTGTGGCGGATGTTCCGCCAACTCGGCGCTGAAGTCGAAGCTGGCGCATGCCGGGCTCCTGATGCTGCCCAGTTGGCGCTGGCGGGGCTGCATCTCGTCGAGCCCAGCAGAGGGCCTCGGCCCTGGTCGCGCTCCGAGCACCGTGTCCTTGGCGTCGCGGGCGCTGCGCGGACGGCGAGCGTGGCGGAGATGGCCCGGATGGCCGGCCTCGGCCAAAGCCAGTTCCACGCGCTGTTTCGCACGACCACGGGCCAATCGCCGAAGCAATTGCAACTCAGCCAGCTGTTCGAGAGAGCCGTCGACGCATTGGTCGGCACGTCCAAGCCGATATCAGAGATCGCCTACGGATTGGGCTATCAGAACGCCTCGTCCTTCAACCGGCAGTTCAAGCGGCGCTTCGGCCTGACGCCGTCCGAATTCCGTGCCGCGAGCCGCAACCAGGCGGGGAACTGAGCCTGAGGATCGCAGCTTCGGTCAACTCGTTCGGAGCTTCGCCTCATCACGGCCTTGCAAGGCCCCGCTAAGGTCGAGCCTCATGACGCCGTATGAGGAGGCCTTTCGATGAAGCTGACCGAGTTCAAGGCTTTGACGTTCGATTGCTATGGGACGCTGATCGACTGGGAAACCGGGATCTGGAACGCGCTGCAGCCGCTGTTGAGCGCTGGGCAACTCGATCTGGGGCGCGAGGAGGCGCTCGCTCGTTTCGGGCGCTATGAGAGCGAGCAGGAACAGGCAACGCCATCGCTGCGCTATTCCACGCTGCTGTCCGTGGTTCATGCGCGCTTCGCCAGGGATCTCGGGGTGCGCATCCATGCCGATCTGAATGAGCGCTTCGGTGCGTCCGTGCCGGACTGGCCGGCCTTTCCGGACTCCGCCGAAGCGCTCGCCTATCTCAAGCGGCACTACCGGCTCGTCATCCTGTCGAATGTCGACCGCCAGAGCTTTGCGGCCAGCAACAGGAAACTCGGCGTGAGCTTCGACGGCATCTACACCGCCGAGGATGTTGGCTCGTACAAGCCCGATCCGCGCAATTTCGCCTATCTGCTCGAACATCTCGCGGCCGATCTGGACCTCGGTCCGAGTGCGGTGTTGCATACCGCACAAAGCCTCTACCATGACCATGGGCCGGCCAAGGAGGCGGGGCTCGCTTGCGCCTGGATTGACCGGCGCTTCGGCAAGTCCGGCAGCGGCGCGACCCCGTTGCCTGAACACCAACCGAAGGTGAACTTCCACTTCAAGAGCCTCGCCGAATTGGCGCAGGCCCATCGGGAGGCCGCCGCAGCCTGATTGCGTCCTAGCTCGCGGCGGTTGGTGTCATGCCGGCTTCAGCCACTGAAGCCGCCTTCATTGAGGAATGCGTGCTCGGCTTCAGTGGTCGTTCGTCCCAGCACCGGGTTGCGGTGCGGGAAGCGGCCGAAATCGCGGATGATCTCGCGGTGGATCTCGGCGAATTTCACGCCGTCGGGATCGTCCGAGGCCGCGCAGAGCGCGATGCAGCGTTCCTGATGCCTGAGATCCTCGGCATGCATGAATGGCATGTAGATGAAGCGGCTCTCGGGCGGCGTGAAGGCGCGGTCGAATCCCCTGGCGACCGCCCGCTCGGCGATGCCGAGCGCCATGGCGTCGGTGGCGAAGGCGCGCGGGCTGCCGCGGAACAGGTTCCGCGGAAACTGGTCGAGCAGGATCAGCAATGCATAAACGTCTTCGGGCGTCGCCTCCCAATCGGTCAGCTTGCCGGCCGCCGCAGCTTCATGCACCGCCAGGAAGCGCCGATGGATCTCGGCGTCGAAGGCAGCGTCTTTGGCGAACCATTTGTCCGGGCCGGCCTCGCGCCAGAAGGTGACGATCTGCGCTGCGGAGGGCAGGTTCATGGTGCATCTCCTAAGATCACGCGAAGGCTCTTGAGTTCAGGCGAAGGCTCTTGGCGGGCGAGGTAGCGCGGGTCCCGCGTGCGGCCAAGGAAAATCCGCTGTGGCGGAGCGAGCCGCTTGCATCGTCGCGCAAGCTTCGGTAGACGACTGAACCGTAACGTACGGTACGCAATCGCGGCTCCTTATCATGGCCAATCCCATCGACGCACAGCAGGAAGGTCCGACCGCGCGCCAGCAGGCCGTGCTCGACGCCGTGCTCGCGCTGATGGTGGAGAAGGGCGATCACCTGACCATGACGGCTGTCGCCCGCCGCGCGAGCTGCTCGAAGGAAACGCTTTACAAATGGTTCGGTGACCGCGACGGTTTGCTGACAGCGACCGTGCAGTGGCAGGCCTCGAAAGTCCGGGCGGGCAACTACGACCGGCAGACGCTCAACGCGCTTGGCCTGCGCGACAGCCTGACGCGTTTCGCCGCGAACTGGCTCGGCGTGATCTCGAGCTCGACCTCGGTCGCCCTGAACCGCATCGCGATCAGCCAGGCCGGCTCGCGGGCCGGCAATCTCGGCGCCATCGTGCTTGCCAATGGGCGCTTCGCGATCGGCGAGCGCCTGAAGCCGGTCCTCGATGCAGGGCGCGAGGCCGGTCTCCTGGCCTATGACGACACCGAGACGGCGTTTCGCAGTTTCCTGGGCCTTGTCGGCCGCGATGTGCAGATCCGGCTATTGCTGGGCGATGCGCTGCCGCTTGGACAGGCCGAGATCGAACGCGACGCGGAGCGCGCGACCGAGCAGTTTCTCACCCTCTACGGCACGGCGAAAAACGATCCGGGCCTGGATAAGACCAACGCGTGACAAAAGGAGACACCCAATGCGCGTTTATTACGATCGTGATGCGGACATCAATCTGATCAAGGGCAAGAAGGTCTGCATCGTGGGCTACGGCTCGCAGGGCCATGCCCACGCGCTGAACCTGCGCGATTCCGGCGTCAAGGACGTCATCATCGCGCTCAAGACCGGTTCGGCGACGCGCAAGAAGGCCGAAGAGGCCGGCTTCAAGGTGATGACGCCGACCGAGGCCGCCAAGGTCTCCGACATCATGATGATGCTGACCCCCGACGAGCTGCAGGGCGACATCTATCGCGACGAACTGCACGGCAACATGAAGGAGGGCGCCGCCCTTCTGTTCGCGCATGGCCTCAACGTCCATTTCAACCTGATCGAGCCGCGCAAGGACCTCGACGTGCTGATGGTCGCCCCCAAGGGCCCCGGCCACACGGTGCGTTCGGAATATCAGCGCGGCGGCGGCGTGCCGACCCTGATCGCGATCCACCAGGACGCGACCGGAAACGCCCATGACCTCGGCCTCAGCTACGCCAGCGCCAATGGCGGCGGCCGCGCCGGCATCATCGAGACCACCTTCAAGGAAGAGTGCGAGACCGATCTCTTCGGCGAGCAGGTCGTGCTCTGCGGCGGCATCGTCGAATTGATCAAGGCTGGCTACGAGACGCTGACCGAGGCCGGCTACGCCCCCGAGATGGCCTATTTCGAGTGCCTGCACGAGGTGAAGCTGATCGTCGACCTGATCTATGAGGGCGGCATCGCGAACATGAACTACTCGATCTCGAACACGGCCGAGTATGGCGAGTACGTCACCGGCCCGCGCATCATCACGCC harbors:
- the ilvN gene encoding acetolactate synthase small subunit; its protein translation is MPNSATHYPNAPKTEPTARHTLAVIVDNEPGVLARIAGLFSGRGYNIESLTVSETEHDKHISRITVVTSGTAHIIDQIKAHLDRLVPVHRVVDLTLQGEALERELALVKVVGKGEHRVEAMRLAAAFGARTLDASLTSFVFELTGSTDEIERFIKLMTVVGLTEVSRTGIAAMSRGPDAM
- a CDS encoding AbrB/MazE/SpoVT family DNA-binding domain-containing protein, with product MKVQVAKWGNSTAVRLPKAVVRQLGLTSGMMLDVSVDDGVVRLAPDLEEAKTEGALAGKPEPFPVTMEWMIAEAERLGGLKNAPADDFDWGPDVVSEIIYDDYNPRRKAL
- a CDS encoding type II toxin-antitoxin system PemK/MazF family toxin — protein: MTTTTPAEKRFEPGDVYWVDLDPVVGSEQSGRRPVLILSDESLHRMSGRILVCPITSNRQPWPTKVVIPPGCVVSGALLTDRARMLDRTRALRYIGRLPDDLTVRVKHRIAAYMGIAPMLEPEAP
- a CDS encoding AraC family transcriptional regulator, giving the protein MSVHLEIRSYRGGDRHRHDFSQILLPMHGAMTLDIEGRSGIVSSNCVAVVPQDCEHDFVPSPDCSMLILDVETTAFAGEAMPALLRHASPSLTRIEPWLWRMFRQLGAEVEAGACRAPDAAQLALAGLHLVEPSRGPRPWSRSEHRVLGVAGAARTASVAEMARMAGLGQSQFHALFRTTTGQSPKQLQLSQLFERAVDALVGTSKPISEIAYGLGYQNASSFNRQFKRRFGLTPSEFRAASRNQAGN
- a CDS encoding DUF924 family protein, producing the protein MNLPSAAQIVTFWREAGPDKWFAKDAAFDAEIHRRFLAVHEAAAAGKLTDWEATPEDVYALLILLDQFPRNLFRGSPRAFATDAMALGIAERAVARGFDRAFTPPESRFIYMPFMHAEDLRHQERCIALCAASDDPDGVKFAEIHREIIRDFGRFPHRNPVLGRTTTEAEHAFLNEGGFSG
- the ilvC gene encoding ketol-acid reductoisomerase, giving the protein MRVYYDRDADINLIKGKKVCIVGYGSQGHAHALNLRDSGVKDVIIALKTGSATRKKAEEAGFKVMTPTEAAKVSDIMMMLTPDELQGDIYRDELHGNMKEGAALLFAHGLNVHFNLIEPRKDLDVLMVAPKGPGHTVRSEYQRGGGVPTLIAIHQDATGNAHDLGLSYASANGGGRAGIIETTFKEECETDLFGEQVVLCGGIVELIKAGYETLTEAGYAPEMAYFECLHEVKLIVDLIYEGGIANMNYSISNTAEYGEYVTGPRIITPETKAEMKRVLTDIQSGKFTRDWMLENKVNQTSFKATRARMAAHPIEEVGAKLRDMMPWIKAKALVDKTKN
- a CDS encoding haloacid dehalogenase type II — encoded protein: MKLTEFKALTFDCYGTLIDWETGIWNALQPLLSAGQLDLGREEALARFGRYESEQEQATPSLRYSTLLSVVHARFARDLGVRIHADLNERFGASVPDWPAFPDSAEALAYLKRHYRLVILSNVDRQSFAASNRKLGVSFDGIYTAEDVGSYKPDPRNFAYLLEHLAADLDLGPSAVLHTAQSLYHDHGPAKEAGLACAWIDRRFGKSGSGATPLPEHQPKVNFHFKSLAELAQAHREAAAA
- a CDS encoding TetR/AcrR family transcriptional regulator C-terminal domain-containing protein, which produces MANPIDAQQEGPTARQQAVLDAVLALMVEKGDHLTMTAVARRASCSKETLYKWFGDRDGLLTATVQWQASKVRAGNYDRQTLNALGLRDSLTRFAANWLGVISSSTSVALNRIAISQAGSRAGNLGAIVLANGRFAIGERLKPVLDAGREAGLLAYDDTETAFRSFLGLVGRDVQIRLLLGDALPLGQAEIERDAERATEQFLTLYGTAKNDPGLDKTNA